The following are encoded together in the Poseidonibacter lekithochrous genome:
- a CDS encoding DUF4347 domain-containing protein — protein MKNKPLISALEPRLLFDGAAVATAVEVLDNTNFENNSADTNDTPPASESQLNNKKEVAFIDSNVKDKQILIDSLDENIDVYIIDNESNGFDQIAEILKDKNGIDAIHILSHGSEGQITLGNSVINSESLNTLNDTLSNIGSSLTQNGDILLYGCNVSENGNGKDFVNKLAELTNADVAASDDITGAQSLGGDWDLEYSNGLIDTENINIKSYNKTFAPVQISVFSYPNLNGSDSNPGSGTENANLASIVQDNINKGGNYTLDTSIQNFTDSDLASKLDNSGFFFMTDMEGGNPLDQSFLPDASKTIIKDWVSDGGVIMMTGTYGSNDTNFLNTIFGWDLTTQGGSSWNLDTANAAGTPFEGGPASLSNLSATDSIGKGTVDNFTAIYGTDSNATIATIGYGSGTVIFLGFDFYSTGIAGTGFTSSAPQYGADVTTGSASTSDWVTKIIPNALEYSASLSGSETILEDTTYTFTSDAFKSNTGTYTQTQITSLPSSDLGVLKLSGTAVTLNQVIASSDYVNLTFSPVSDKSGTASFTFKGYESGSYGADTNFEIKITAVNDTPEFTIGSNQTVDEDAGAQSVSNFITSIDEGGGSDEDSQSLTFTTTNDNNSLFSTQPTISSNGTLSYTSAINQSGTATVTVKLADDGGTADGATDFVTKTFTITVNAVDDAPIVTSTNVKTIVDTANADVFGEISDSLTVTDPENQSLTYSIDNAGSNVTTLAGTYGSLTIDASTGAYKYSPNSGDINALDTNASDVFTLKVTDGTNIVSTSLTINITAVADNVAQYNEQSSPIKILENMNVGVDSSINYSGGYIDFDLSNSESTETLNLEKVDTANIINGAISIVGNSVYLGNGTTASIIGSVDSTKNGQNGNPLRINFTVGFNNGDMESNTVGVETNTVGETVSIPGWKIVNDRVILGQDTIDGLATPTDPTYPQPNADRGLNDSGYGNLRTLETSTVDDSGNKVLKFNSRLTSDGYGVLRGPYVYSDGAVNLEAGDSVSFTWKAEGGSDAYDVFGYIVDVNDPSKYDIILNETGSSGRATTPWATKTTTVSADGEYQFVFIAGSYDFSGGRALGAQLFVDNVSVTQANPPSGVNGDALEKLSRLVTYENSSDLSQSNSTVDKTLTVSIVQKDNTSVSTNQKLEIQEINDAPTVATLTPINYTDTSANDDFTNQTGTAVGSDVDSGSTLVYGITGGTDNGTTVTKTSDLGTLTITKSTGAYTFEPNDAAINALLVDTSETFAITATDDAGATGSNNLAINISAANDVLVATPASETIVDTANTDVFGEISDSLTVTDPENQSLTYSIDNAGSNVTTLAGTYGSLTIDASTGAYKYSPNSGDINALDTNASDVFTLKVTDGTNIVSTSLTINITAVADNVAQYNEQSSPIKILENMNVGVDSSINYSGGYIDFDLSNSESTETLNLEKVDTANIINGAISIVGNSVYLGNGTTASIIGSVDSTKNGQNGNPLRINFTVGFNNGDMESNTVGVETNTVGETVSIPGWKIVNDRVILGQDTIDGLATPTDPTYPQPNADRGLNDSGYGNLRTLETSTVDDSGNKVLKFNSRLTSDGYGVLRGPYVYSDGAVNLEAGDSVSFTWKAEGGSDAYDVFGYIVDVNDPSKYDIILNETGSSGRATTPWATKTTTVSADGEYQFVFIAGSYDFSGGRALGAQLFVDNVSVTQANPPSGVNGDALEKLSRLVTYENSSDLSQSNSTVDKTLTVSIVQKDNTSVSTNQKLEIQEINDAPTVATLTPINYTDTSANDDFTNQTGTAVGSDVDSGSTLVYGITGGTDNGTTVTKVSDMGTLTIDKSTGVYTFEPNDSAINALLVDASETFAITATDDTGATGSNNLAINISAANDIPEIQIVDVEGSITEGSILTDSGSITFTDVDLTDRPTATESTKNVSAVLRDGSTPLVLSSQQQADIEAAFTITNVDANDNNGSVNWNYSINEAKLDFLAQGEVVTAVFTITVTDDNGATATENVTVTITGENDVPTVSNENIDVILSFGEDYNRDVSSLFNDLDLTDVHTYEINNLPKGIVYNPNTGIISGEGLEAGKFNIEVIISDNANPAGTISRTFEIIVLSPPEVDIPAPEVDATFDAPIEVGNVDVNVFEGDSVEGVLNTDSNEGDNSGSTGDGFVSNNVTPEPIISTTTDIVQDVQISSSPNGEVQFSPETVESFAVLGLSIEDMSISGTFVEIKITDIKVGQQYEVTLSNGNPLPEGLTFDSATGEIKGQYEGELELTIKAVSSDGSSRILNLKIDLNNDEQSTIENRNEENSAHNFIGLKEQLAMQNQVMESYGDNVSSLFSS, from the coding sequence ATGAAAAATAAACCATTAATAAGTGCCTTAGAGCCAAGACTTCTATTTGACGGAGCAGCGGTTGCAACGGCGGTAGAAGTATTGGATAATACAAACTTTGAGAATAACTCGGCAGATACAAATGATACTCCTCCTGCTTCTGAATCACAATTAAATAATAAAAAAGAAGTTGCCTTCATAGATAGCAATGTAAAAGATAAGCAAATATTAATTGATAGTTTAGATGAAAACATTGATGTTTATATTATTGATAATGAATCAAATGGATTTGATCAAATTGCTGAAATATTAAAAGATAAAAATGGTATAGATGCTATTCATATTTTATCACATGGTAGTGAAGGGCAAATCACTCTTGGAAACAGTGTAATAAATAGTGAAAGCCTAAATACTCTTAATGATACTTTATCAAATATTGGTTCTAGTCTAACTCAAAATGGTGATATTTTACTTTATGGATGTAATGTAAGTGAAAATGGTAATGGAAAAGATTTTGTAAATAAACTTGCCGAACTTACAAATGCGGATGTTGCAGCTTCAGATGATATTACAGGTGCTCAATCTCTTGGTGGAGATTGGGATTTGGAGTATTCTAATGGTTTAATAGATACTGAAAATATAAATATTAAAAGTTATAATAAAACTTTTGCTCCTGTTCAAATATCAGTTTTTAGTTATCCTAATTTAAATGGTAGTGATTCAAATCCAGGAAGTGGTACTGAAAATGCAAACCTTGCAAGTATTGTTCAAGATAATATTAATAAGGGTGGTAATTATACTTTAGATACCTCTATTCAAAACTTTACTGATTCAGATTTAGCCTCAAAATTAGATAATAGTGGTTTCTTTTTTATGACAGATATGGAAGGAGGTAATCCTTTAGATCAGTCTTTTTTACCTGATGCATCAAAAACAATTATTAAAGATTGGGTTTCTGATGGTGGAGTAATTATGATGACTGGTACTTATGGTTCAAATGATACTAATTTTTTAAATACAATTTTTGGTTGGGATTTAACTACTCAAGGAGGTTCTTCTTGGAATTTAGATACAGCTAATGCTGCAGGTACACCATTTGAAGGTGGACCTGCGAGCTTATCTAATTTAAGTGCCACTGATTCAATTGGAAAAGGAACAGTAGATAACTTCACGGCAATTTATGGTACAGATAGTAATGCAACTATTGCAACTATTGGATATGGTTCTGGAACTGTAATATTTTTAGGATTTGATTTTTATAGTACAGGAATAGCTGGTACAGGTTTTACTTCTTCTGCCCCTCAATATGGTGCAGATGTAACGACAGGTAGTGCAAGTACTAGTGATTGGGTAACTAAAATAATTCCTAATGCATTAGAATATTCTGCTTCATTATCTGGTTCAGAGACAATTTTAGAAGATACTACCTATACATTTACTTCAGATGCATTTAAATCAAACACTGGAACTTATACTCAAACTCAAATAACATCTTTACCTTCTAGTGATTTAGGTGTTTTAAAACTATCTGGCACAGCAGTTACTTTAAATCAAGTTATTGCTAGCTCAGATTATGTGAATCTAACATTTAGCCCAGTTTCTGATAAATCAGGTACAGCTAGTTTTACATTTAAAGGTTATGAAAGTGGTAGTTATGGGGCCGATACTAATTTTGAGATAAAAATAACTGCTGTAAATGATACTCCTGAGTTTACTATTGGTTCTAATCAAACAGTAGATGAAGATGCAGGTGCTCAATCTGTAAGTAATTTTATTACAAGCATTGATGAAGGAGGAGGAAGTGATGAAGATTCTCAATCTTTAACTTTTACAACAACAAATGATAATAATAGTTTATTTTCTACTCAACCTACAATTTCAAGTAATGGAACACTAAGTTATACTTCTGCTATTAATCAATCTGGAACAGCTACGGTTACTGTAAAGTTAGCTGATGATGGTGGTACAGCAGATGGTGCAACAGACTTTGTAACTAAAACATTTACTATTACAGTAAATGCTGTAGATGATGCACCAATTGTTACAAGTACTAATGTAAAAACAATAGTAGACACAGCAAATGCGGATGTATTTGGAGAAATAAGCGATAGTTTAACAGTAACAGATCCAGAGAATCAAAGTTTAACATATAGTATAGACAATGCAGGAAGTAATGTAACAACACTAGCTGGAACATATGGAAGCTTAACAATAGATGCCTCAACAGGTGCTTATAAATATTCTCCAAATAGCGGAGATATAAATGCACTAGATACAAATGCATCAGATGTATTTACATTAAAAGTTACAGATGGGACAAATATTGTTTCAACAAGTTTAACAATAAATATAACAGCAGTGGCTGATAATGTAGCTCAATATAATGAACAATCATCACCAATAAAGATATTAGAGAATATGAATGTTGGAGTAGATAGTAGTATAAATTATAGTGGAGGATATATTGACTTTGATTTAAGTAACTCTGAGTCAACAGAAACACTAAATTTAGAAAAAGTAGATACAGCAAATATAATAAATGGTGCGATTTCAATAGTAGGGAATTCAGTTTATTTAGGTAATGGAACAACAGCCTCAATAATAGGTTCAGTAGATAGTACAAAAAATGGTCAAAATGGAAATCCTTTAAGAATAAACTTTACAGTTGGATTTAATAATGGAGATATGGAATCAAATACAGTAGGAGTAGAGACAAACACTGTAGGTGAAACAGTATCAATTCCAGGATGGAAGATTGTAAATGATAGAGTTATTTTAGGGCAAGATACAATTGATGGTTTAGCAACACCAACAGACCCAACATATCCTCAGCCAAATGCGGATAGAGGATTAAATGATTCTGGATATGGAAACTTAAGAACATTAGAAACTTCAACAGTTGATGATTCAGGAAATAAGGTTTTAAAATTTAATAGTAGATTAACTTCTGATGGATACGGAGTTTTACGTGGACCATATGTATATAGTGATGGAGCTGTTAATTTAGAAGCAGGTGATTCTGTATCATTTACATGGAAAGCAGAAGGTGGAAGTGATGCCTATGATGTATTTGGATACATAGTAGACGTAAACGATCCATCTAAGTATGATATTATTTTAAATGAAACAGGGTCAAGTGGAAGAGCAACAACACCATGGGCAACAAAAACAACTACAGTATCAGCTGATGGAGAATATCAGTTTGTATTTATAGCTGGTTCATATGACTTTAGTGGAGGAAGAGCATTAGGAGCACAATTATTTGTAGATAATGTTTCTGTAACACAAGCAAATCCACCATCAGGTGTAAATGGTGATGCTTTAGAAAAGCTTTCAAGATTAGTTACATATGAGAATAGTTCAGATTTAAGTCAAAGTAATTCAACAGTAGATAAAACTTTAACGGTAAGTATCGTACAAAAAGATAATACATCAGTTTCAACGAATCAAAAACTAGAAATACAAGAGATTAATGATGCACCAACAGTAGCCACATTAACACCAATTAACTATACAGATACATCAGCAAATGATGACTTTACAAATCAAACTGGAACAGCAGTGGGAAGTGATGTTGATAGTGGTTCAACATTAGTTTATGGAATAACTGGTGGAACAGATAATGGAACAACTGTAACAAAAACATCTGATCTGGGAACATTAACAATTACAAAATCAACAGGTGCATATACATTTGAACCAAATGATGCAGCAATAAATGCCTTATTAGTAGATACAAGTGAAACATTTGCAATAACAGCTACAGATGATGCTGGTGCAACTGGTAGTAATAATTTAGCTATTAATATCTCTGCTGCTAATGACGTTTTAGTTGCAACACCTGCAAGTGAAACAATAGTAGATACAGCAAATACAGATGTATTTGGAGAAATAAGCGATAGTTTAACAGTAACAGATCCAGAGAATCAAAGTTTAACATATAGTATAGACAATGCAGGAAGTAATGTAACAACACTAGCTGGAACATATGGAAGCTTAACAATAGATGCCTCAACAGGTGCTTATAAATATTCTCCAAATAGTGGAGATATAAATGCATTAGATACAAATGCATCAGATGTATTTACATTAAAAGTTACAGATGGGACAAATATTGTTTCAACAAGTTTAACAATAAATATAACAGCAGTGGCTGATAATGTAGCTCAATATAATGAACAATCATCACCAATAAAGATATTAGAGAATATGAATGTTGGAGTAGATAGTAGTATAAATTATAGTGGAGGATATATTGACTTTGATTTAAGTAACTCTGAGTCAACAGAAACACTAAATTTAGAAAAAGTAGATACAGCAAATATAATAAATGGTGCGATTTCAATAGTAGGGAATTCAGTTTATTTAGGAAATGGAACAACAGCTTCAATAATAGGTTCAGTAGATAGTACAAAAAATGGTCAAAATGGAAATCCTTTAAGAATAAACTTTACAGTTGGATTTAATAATGGAGATATGGAATCAAATACAGTGGGAGTAGAGACAAACACTGTAGGTGAAACAGTATCAATTCCAGGATGGAAGATTGTAAATGATAGAGTTATTTTAGGGCAAGATACAATTGATGGTTTAGCAACACCAACAGACCCGACATATCCTCAGCCAAATGCGGATAGAGGATTAAATGATTCTGGATATGGAAACTTAAGAACATTAGAAACTTCAACAGTTGATGATTCAGGAAATAAGGTTTTAAAATTTAATAGTAGATTAACTTCTGATGGATACGGAGTTTTACGTGGACCATATGTATATAGTGATGGAGCTGTTAATTTAGAAGCAGGTGATTCTGTATCATTTACATGGAAAGCAGAAGGTGGAAGTGATGCCTATGATGTATTTGGATACATAGTAGACGTAAACGATCCATCTAAGTATGATATTATTTTAAATGAAACAGGGTCAAGTGGAAGAGCAACAACACCATGGGCAACAAAAACAACTACAGTATCAGCTGATGGAGAATATCAGTTTGTATTTATAGCTGGTTCATATGACTTTAGTGGAGGAAGAGCATTAGGAGCACAATTATTTGTAGATAATGTTTCTGTAACACAAGCAAATCCACCATCAGGTGTAAATGGGGATGCTTTAGAAAAGCTTTCAAGATTAGTTACATATGAGAATAGTTCAGATTTAAGTCAAAGTAATTCAACAGTAGATAAAACTTTAACGGTAAGTATCGTACAAAAAGATAATACATCAGTTTCAACGAATCAAAAACTAGAAATACAAGAGATTAATGATGCACCAACAGTAGCCACATTAACACCAATTAACTATACAGATACATCAGCAAATGATGACTTTACAAATCAAACTGGAACAGCAGTGGGAAGTGATGTTGATAGTGGTTCAACATTAGTTTATGGAATAACTGGTGGAACAGATAATGGAACAACAGTTACAAAAGTATCAGATATGGGTACATTAACAATAGATAAATCAACAGGTGTATATACATTTGAGCCGAATGATTCAGCAATAAATGCTTTATTAGTAGATGCAAGTGAAACATTTGCAATAACAGCTACAGATGATACTGGTGCAACTGGTAGTAATAATTTAGCTATTAATATCTCTGCGGCTAATGATATTCCAGAAATACAAATAGTAGATGTAGAAGGTTCGATTACAGAAGGTTCAATCTTAACAGATAGTGGTTCTATAACATTTACAGATGTGGATTTAACAGATAGACCAACAGCTACAGAATCGACAAAAAATGTAAGTGCAGTGTTAAGAGATGGAAGTACACCTTTAGTATTAAGCTCTCAACAACAAGCTGATATTGAAGCTGCATTTACTATTACAAATGTTGATGCTAATGATAATAATGGTTCTGTAAATTGGAATTATTCGATTAATGAAGCAAAATTAGATTTCCTAGCTCAAGGAGAAGTTGTAACCGCAGTATTTACAATTACAGTAACAGATGATAATGGTGCAACAGCTACTGAAAATGTAACAGTTACAATTACTGGTGAAAATGATGTTCCAACAGTATCTAATGAAAATATTGATGTAATTTTATCTTTTGGGGAAGATTATAATAGAGATGTATCATCTTTATTTAATGATCTAGATCTAACTGATGTTCATACTTACGAAATTAATAATCTTCCAAAAGGAATAGTTTACAATCCTAATACAGGAATTATTTCAGGAGAAGGTTTAGAAGCTGGTAAGTTTAATATAGAAGTAATTATATCTGATAATGCTAATCCTGCTGGAACAATTTCTAGAACATTTGAAATAATTGTATTATCTCCACCTGAAGTAGATATTCCAGCTCCTGAAGTTGATGCTACTTTTGATGCACCAATTGAAGTTGGAAATGTTGATGTAAATGTTTTTGAAGGAGACTCTGTAGAGGGCGTATTGAATACAGATTCTAATGAAGGAGATAATTCTGGAAGTACTGGAGATGGATTTGTCTCAAACAATGTAACTCCGGAGCCTATAATTAGTACAACAACTGATATTGTTCAAGATGTACAAATTTCTAGTAGTCCAAATGGAGAAGTTCAATTCTCACCTGAAACAGTAGAATCTTTTGCAGTATTAGGTTTATCAATTGAAGATATGTCAATTAGTGGTACTTTTGTTGAGATTAAGATTACCGATATTAAAGTAGGTCAACAATATGAAGTTACATTATCTAATGGTAATCCTTTACCTGAAGGGCTTACTTTTGATTCTGCAACAGGAGAAATCAAAGGTCAATATGAAGGTGAGTTAGAACTTACAATTAAAGCTGTATCTTCAGATGGTTCTAGTAGAATTCTTAATTTAAAAATTGATTTAAATAATGATGAACAATCAACAATTGAAAATAGAAATGAAGAAAATAGTGCGCATAACTTTATTGGATTAAAAGAACAATTAGCAATGCAGAATCAAGTTATGGAATCTTATGGAGATAATGTATCTTCATTATTTTCAAGCTAA
- a CDS encoding efflux RND transporter periplasmic adaptor subunit translates to MEVNVSTLLQLEHNCRNSESYAELKYIIVNETRKLVSYEQAVFLAPNLNGKLKIESISDISAIDSNSSYVQCIESIVNKTIKSKEIKEPYLLDFSSDIDDYEKELLKEYCPSNILLIPLRIEKEDVELEYYLLVLKKEPWSEKEQSILSHISSSYSYFLYASRKCSFKSKLQKLKFSSKYIKYLIVVIFLLMFLPVKMTVLAPLEVVAKDPFIVTSSLEGAIDEIKVKPNEFVKKDSLIVKLNDTDYLNKYQIAKKTLNVAKAQLHTAEQGSFYDPKQKNRIEQLKAEVQLKQSELKFTKEQLDKTLIYAEKDGFTIIHNPNEWKGKPVVTGERILMIADKKNIELKIMLPVSDAIFLEDNAEIKAFLDNDPLNSWNGNITHITYKPELTPQGILSYNISANLLKSEDKNSTPTIGLRGTAKIYSQKVSLFFYLFKKPITTMRQWIGW, encoded by the coding sequence TTGGAAGTTAATGTATCAACATTATTACAGTTAGAACATAATTGTCGAAATAGTGAAAGCTATGCTGAATTAAAATATATAATTGTGAATGAAACAAGGAAACTTGTTTCATATGAACAAGCAGTTTTTCTTGCTCCTAATTTAAATGGAAAGTTAAAAATAGAATCAATATCTGATATTTCAGCTATTGATTCTAACTCTTCTTATGTTCAATGTATTGAAAGTATTGTAAATAAAACAATAAAAAGTAAAGAAATAAAAGAGCCTTATTTATTAGATTTTTCTTCAGATATTGATGATTATGAAAAAGAATTATTAAAAGAGTATTGTCCTTCAAATATTCTTTTAATACCTCTTCGTATAGAAAAAGAAGATGTTGAACTAGAGTATTATTTATTAGTATTAAAAAAAGAGCCTTGGAGTGAAAAAGAACAAAGTATCTTATCTCATATTTCATCTTCGTATTCTTATTTTTTATATGCTTCTAGAAAATGTAGCTTTAAATCAAAATTACAGAAGTTGAAGTTTTCAAGTAAATATATTAAATATTTAATAGTTGTAATATTTTTATTAATGTTTTTACCTGTAAAAATGACAGTATTAGCTCCTCTAGAAGTTGTAGCAAAAGATCCTTTTATTGTTACATCTTCATTAGAAGGTGCAATTGATGAAATAAAAGTTAAACCAAATGAATTTGTTAAAAAAGATAGTTTGATAGTAAAATTAAATGACACAGATTATTTAAATAAGTATCAAATTGCAAAGAAAACACTTAATGTTGCAAAAGCACAACTTCATACAGCTGAGCAGGGTAGTTTTTATGATCCAAAACAAAAGAATAGGATTGAACAATTAAAAGCAGAAGTTCAATTAAAGCAATCAGAATTAAAATTTACTAAAGAACAGTTGGACAAAACGCTAATATATGCAGAAAAAGATGGTTTTACTATTATTCATAATCCAAATGAATGGAAAGGTAAACCAGTTGTTACAGGTGAAAGAATTTTAATGATAGCAGATAAAAAAAATATTGAATTAAAAATCATGTTACCAGTAAGTGATGCAATTTTTTTAGAAGATAATGCTGAAATAAAAGCATTTTTAGATAATGATCCTTTAAATTCTTGGAATGGAAATATTACACATATTACATATAAACCAGAATTGACTCCTCAAGGAATTTTATCTTATAACATTAGTGCAAATTTACTGAAATCCGAAGATAAAAACTCTACACCAACAATTGGTTTAAGAGGTACTGCAAAAATTTATTCACAGAAAGTAAGTTTATTCTTCTATTTATTTAAGAAACCAATTACAACTATGCGTCAATGGATTGGATGGTAG
- a CDS encoding HlyD family efflux transporter periplasmic adaptor subunit — MLEEAELLPILRDDLKLLEASASEEGSKNWLLFDPLQNKYFTIGYDAFKLLSLWENNCDINLFLKKINKNNFSIEKETLKTFIEFIVNNKLIKLEKYEDTKKLYLEEKNSKLSFFKWLLHNYLFIRIPIFKPDKWLENNYSKIKFLYSNTWRNIVLVLGTIGIILSLRNLDEFMSTFSYLFSKEGLAAYFLSIIFVKSLHELGHAFTAKRNGAKVPTMGVAFLVLFPLLYTDTTDSWRIKSKYKRLQIVLAGMKVELYLALIATFFWSFLPDGTLKSIAFILATTSWITSLLINISPFLRFDGYYALSDYSDSKNLQPRSFAMARWFLRENILGSKEQIPEYLPKSKQNFFIIYAILTWIYRFFLFLGIAFLVYYFAFKVLGIFLFVVEILWFIILPIYKELKIWFQKKDELSLNKKNIRTLLILTFIVLFFSIPWNNKINMPAVLEAENYMEIYTPYEAKIKEIYIKNGQKVKKGDLLVTMESLENTFSIKQVEKEIEFLQLELSKTASTKNKLDNQLILQEKLNRKIRKKEGLIKIKDSLNLKANFDGIVYKNDVFHNNQWVNPKEAMLTLYDPSSIKLTAFCDENDLPNIKSDSNALFIINSGDYSPLNAKVIDVSNISLPYIDFPELTSDFDGEIAVRQDNEKRLVSEKAYYKIEAKLVDFNGEYKIRKDGVLIVDGEATSILVKFSKQVLSILIRESGF, encoded by the coding sequence ATGTTAGAAGAGGCAGAACTTCTACCTATACTAAGAGATGATTTAAAACTATTAGAAGCTTCAGCATCAGAAGAAGGATCAAAGAACTGGTTACTTTTTGATCCTTTACAAAATAAGTACTTTACAATTGGTTATGATGCTTTTAAATTATTATCATTATGGGAAAATAATTGTGATATAAATTTATTTCTAAAAAAAATAAATAAAAATAATTTTTCAATAGAAAAAGAAACACTAAAAACTTTTATTGAATTTATAGTTAATAATAAACTTATAAAATTAGAAAAGTACGAAGATACAAAAAAGTTATATTTAGAAGAGAAGAACTCAAAACTAAGTTTTTTTAAATGGTTATTACATAACTATTTATTTATTAGAATACCAATTTTCAAACCAGATAAATGGTTGGAGAATAATTATTCAAAAATAAAATTCTTATATTCAAATACTTGGAGAAATATAGTATTAGTATTAGGTACTATTGGAATTATCCTAAGTCTTAGAAATTTAGATGAATTTATGAGTACTTTTTCTTATTTATTCTCAAAAGAAGGATTAGCTGCTTATTTTTTATCAATAATTTTTGTAAAGAGTTTACATGAATTAGGTCATGCCTTTACTGCAAAAAGGAATGGAGCAAAAGTTCCTACAATGGGAGTTGCATTCTTAGTTTTATTCCCTCTTTTATATACAGATACTACTGATTCTTGGAGAATAAAATCTAAATATAAACGTCTTCAGATTGTGTTAGCAGGGATGAAGGTTGAACTTTATTTAGCATTGATTGCTACATTCTTTTGGTCATTTTTACCTGATGGAACATTAAAAAGTATTGCATTTATTCTAGCTACTACTAGTTGGATAACTTCACTATTAATAAATATAAGTCCTTTCTTGCGTTTTGATGGTTATTATGCATTATCTGATTATTCAGATTCAAAAAATCTACAGCCTCGATCTTTTGCAATGGCTAGGTGGTTTTTAAGAGAAAATATACTTGGAAGTAAAGAACAAATTCCTGAATATTTACCTAAGTCAAAACAGAATTTTTTCATTATTTATGCAATACTAACATGGATATATAGGTTTTTCCTTTTTTTAGGTATAGCATTTTTAGTATATTATTTTGCTTTTAAAGTTTTAGGGATATTTTTATTTGTAGTTGAAATTTTGTGGTTTATTATTTTACCAATTTATAAGGAGTTGAAGATCTGGTTTCAAAAAAAAGATGAATTAAGTTTAAATAAAAAGAATATAAGAACCCTACTTATATTAACATTTATAGTTTTATTCTTTTCTATTCCTTGGAATAATAAAATTAACATGCCTGCTGTTTTAGAAGCTGAAAACTATATGGAAATTTATACTCCATATGAAGCTAAAATAAAAGAAATTTATATAAAAAATGGACAAAAAGTTAAAAAAGGTGATCTATTAGTAACAATGGAATCTTTAGAAAATACTTTTTCAATTAAACAAGTAGAAAAAGAAATTGAATTTTTACAATTGGAGTTAAGTAAAACTGCTTCAACTAAAAATAAACTTGATAACCAACTAATACTACAAGAGAAACTAAATAGAAAGATTAGAAAAAAAGAGGGACTAATAAAAATAAAAGATAGTTTGAATTTAAAAGCTAATTTTGATGGAATAGTTTATAAAAATGATGTGTTTCATAATAATCAATGGGTAAACCCTAAAGAAGCTATGCTAACACTTTATGATCCTTCTTCAATAAAATTAACTGCATTTTGTGATGAAAATGATCTTCCTAATATAAAGAGTGATTCTAATGCACTATTTATAATAAATAGCGGTGATTATTCTCCTTTAAATGCAAAAGTTATAGATGTATCAAATATTTCACTTCCTTACATTGATTTTCCGGAGTTAACATCTGATTTTGATGGAGAAATAGCGGTAAGACAAGACAATGAAAAACGTTTAGTTAGTGAAAAAGCATATTACAAAATAGAAGCTAAACTAGTAGATTTTAATGGTGAATATAAAATAAGAAAAGATGGAGTATTAATTGTTGATGGAGAAGCTACAAGTATATTAGTTAAGTTTTCAAAGCAAGTATTATCTATCCTTATTCGAGAGAGTGGGTTTTAA